The proteins below are encoded in one region of Augochlora pura isolate Apur16 unplaced genomic scaffold, APUR_v2.2.1 APUR_unplaced_438, whole genome shotgun sequence:
- the LOC144477839 gene encoding TWiK family of potassium channels protein 7-like produces MVRSGSDRGTGMPRPRPEAFDLMVETEKPSKCIGFLRFLWKFFRCVFSHVFLVSLVVLYCVIGAYAFEALEAAHEKEIKKSIKDIRGDVAEQLWKITKDVDVLIRENWTDRALRELKGFENNLVWMMEKEGWDGREGEEDIQWTFAGALFYSIVVITTI; encoded by the exons ATG gTTCGGAGTGGTTCGGACCGAGGAACCGGCATGCCGCGGCCACGACCGGAAGCGTTCGATCTAATGGTGGAGACCGAGAAACCGTCTAAGTGCATCGGGTTCCTGCGTTTCCTCTGGAAATTCTTCAGATGCGTTTTCTCCCACGTGTTCCTGGTCTCGCTGGTCGTGTTGTACTGTGTCATCGGCGCTTACGCGTTCGAGGCGCTCGAGGCGGCCCACGAGAAAGAG ATAAAGAAGAGCATCAAGGACATCAGAGGGGACGTGGCGGAGCAACTATGGAAGATCACGAAGGATGTGGACGTCTTGATTCGCGAGAATTGGACGGACAGGGCGTTGCGAGAGCTGAAg GGTTTTGAGAACAATCTGGTGTGGATGATGGAGAAGGAGGGCTGGGATGGTAGAGAGGGCGAGGAGGACATTCAATGGACGTTTGCCGGAGCATTATTTTACTCGATCGTGGTGATTACGACGATCG